In a genomic window of Phragmites australis chromosome 14, lpPhrAust1.1, whole genome shotgun sequence:
- the LOC133891396 gene encoding sugar transport protein 8-like: MAGGFAVSKAGAGHRQFKGKITWYVWICGIIAATSGLMFGYDIGISGGVTAMDDFLVRFFPAVYARKHRAKENNYCKFDDQRLQLFTSSLYLAALAASFVASRVCTRFGRKRTMQAASVFFLIGSGLCAGAVNLVMLIIGRVCLGVGVGFGNQAAPLFLSEIAPAHIRGALNILFQLNVTIGILIASVVNYFASNVHPVGWRYSLGGAAAPAAVLFLGSLVITETPTSLVERGRADAGRATLEKIRGTAEVDDEYEEIRSACEHAAALREEERPYRRLMRPESRPPLVIAIAMQVFQQFTGINAIMFYAPVLFQTMGFESDGSLLSAVVTGGVNVISTIVSIVLVDKVGRRKLLLEACAQMLVAQTAVGGIMLVHVRADNNPSRGWAVSIVVLICVYVSSFAWSWGPLGWLIPSETFPLETRTAGFSFAVSSNMLFTFLIAQAFLSMMCSMRAYIFFFFAVWIVAMGVFVLALLPETKGVSIDEMVDRVWRRHWFWKRCFGDADEAKINNC; this comes from the exons ATGGCCGGGGGTTTCGCGGTTTCCAAGGCCGGCGCCGGCCACCGGCAGTTCAAGGGGAAGATCACGTGGTACGTCTGGATCTGTGGCATCATCGCTGCCACCAGCGGCCTCATGTTCGGCTACGACATCGGCATTTCCG GCGGGGTGACAGCCATGGACGACTTCCTGGTGCGGTTCTTCCCGGCGGTGTACGCGCGGAAGCACCGCGCCAAGGAGAACAACTACTGCAAGTTCGACGACCAGCGGCTTCAGCTCTTCACGTCGTCGCTGTACctggcggcgctggcggcgagCTTCGTGGCGTCGCGGGTGTGCACGCGGTTCGGCCGGAAGCGCACCATGCAGGCGGCCTCCGTCTTCTTCCTCATCGGCAGTGGGCTCTGCGCAGGCGCCGTCAACCTGGTCATGCTCATCATCGGCCGCGTCtgcctcggcgtcggcgtcgggtTCGGCAACCAGGCCGCGCCGCTCTTCCTGTCCGAGATCGCGCCGGCGCACATCCGCGGCGCGCTCAACATCCTCTTCCAGCTCAACGTCACTATCGGGATCCTCATCGCCAGCGTCGTCAACTACTTCGCGTCCAACGTCCACCCCGTCGGCTGGCGCTACTCGCTCGGCGGCGCCGCGGCCCCCGCGGCGGTGCTGTTCCTCGGCTCGCTGGTCATCACCGAGACCCCGACCAGCCTCGTGGAGCGCGGCCGCGCCGACGCTGGCCGCGCGACGCTGGAGAAGATCCGCGGCACGGCCGAGGTGGACGACGAGTACGAGGAGATCCGATCCGCGTGCGAGCATGCCGCCGCGCTGCGCGAGGAGGAGAGGCCCTACCGTCGCCTCATGCGCCCCGAGAGCCGCCCGCCGCTGGTGATCGCCATCGCCATGCAGGTGTTCCAGCAGTTCACTGGCATCAACGCCATCATGTTCTACGCGCCGGTCCTGTTCCAGACCATGGGCTTCGAGAGCGACGGCTCCCTCCTCTCCGCCGTGGTGACCGGCGGCGTCAACGTCATCTCCACCATCGTCTCCATCGTGCTCGTCGACAAGGTCGGCCGTCGCAAGCTCCTCCTCGAGGCCTGCGCCCAGATGCTGGTCGCACAGACGGCCGTCGGCGGGATCATGCTGGTGCACGTTAGGGCCGACAACAACCCGAGCCGCGGGTGGGCGGTGTCCATCGTCGTGCTCATCTGCGTCTACGTCTCGAGCTTCGCGTGGTCGTGGGGCCCGCTGGGGTGGCTCATCCCGTCGGAGACGTTCCCGCTGGAGACCCGCACGGCGGGGTTCTCCTTCGCCGTCAGCTCCAACATGCTCTTCACCTTCCTCATCGCGCAGGCGTTCCTCTCCATGATGTGCTCCATGCGCGCctacatcttcttcttcttcgccgtCTGGATCGTCGCCATGGGAGTCTTCGTCCTCGCGCTGCTGCCGGAGACCAAGGGCGTGTCCATCGACGAGATGGTCGACAGGGTCTGGCGCCGCCACTGGTTCTGGAAGAGGTGCTTCGGCGACGCCGACGAGGCCAAGATCAACAACTGCTAG